CTAACCTTTACTGCTACCTTACCCGTGACTTACCCTTTGAGCAGGACGGGACAAGGCTGGATGAAACCTACCGCAACAAGCTGGATGAGTTCCATCGGGCAACCATCAAGAAATTCGGGATTCAAGTGACAGAGATAGGCGGTACTTGGGAAAAGCGGCTGGAGAGGTTTATGCAAAAAATAAAAACACATTGCGTTCATCATATTCAATGAACGGCAATGTGTTTCAGACAGACTGGTCTGCCATAGAAGCATGGATAATAGGTACAATGGATTCAGGGATAGGATAGATTTCCTCCTTCGGCATCAGTGCCTTAGCCTTTTCAAGCTCCCTATTCTTAACCAGCGAATGGATATGCCTGCATTTTTCAGAGATGTCCTCAATGGAAACCACCCATTCGTTGACATACTTCTCTATTGCAATGCCTGACAGTCCTACCTGTATGGATTTGTAAGGCAGCTTCTCCAAGAAGATGTCTTTCTCAGGATCCCACTGGATACGCACAGGTGATGCACTCAGCTTAGTTTTCCAATCACCATGCGATGAATGGACACCTTCTACATAATGCGACAGGCATGAATGACGGAGTGCCCACTCCCAACCTTCTCTCTTGATCTTGATAGCCAGCACATGTTCCTGCCCTTCTTTCTGTCCCCAACCACTGCGGTACATCATCCACAGGAATGATGGCTTTATCCAAGTCATCCTTGTTAGCTTAAAGGGTGGCACAAACTGTTGGTTTTCTACAGCAGCTACCCCAATGGCAGCCCTGTATGCCTGATAGACCGTTATCGTATCCTCATCAAACACAGCCCTGATTTCTTTTTCTTTCATTTGAGTTATTCAATTCTTTGTAAAAAATAAATGCCCACTTTAGAAGCATTTCTAAATCCTATATCCCCATCCAAAGACAAATATCACTTCTTTCAGCAAAAAATTATATTCATAAAAAAAGCCCTTCTCAGAGGGCTTTGGAGTAACTATGTTAGTTTACTATATAATAATCTCCATCTTTTCGGATATGGAATGTATGGTAATCATCACCTCCATCACACCCATCAAAATGCCCATCTATCGTAATCATATCTCCAGTCTCGCTAGACGTGATATATAAAGTATAATAAACATCCCTACAACCTTCGTAATAAATCACATCCAAGTCGTAGGTTCCTCTTGGATCTTCATCGAAAATCTCAACAGACTCAAAATCATAATCCCTTTCAGAACTGGCAATGAGGTCACCATACAAAAACAATTGAAGATCTATATCTGCTTCATGGACTGCATCATAATCAGTACCTCCTGTAGACCATTCCAAATCTATCGTAACGCCTCTTCTACTATAAAGCTCATTTGAAGCCAATCTCTCAGGCTCAGGATCCACATCTACAAATGTACAAGAGGTCAAAAATGTAATCAGTAAAGTTGCTAGTTGTATGTATATCTTCTTGCTCATATGCTAATTGTTAAGTTAAAGGTGCTTGTCAGGCATTAGTTAAAACGCCTTTGTTTATTTGTCAGATACACATAAGGCAATTTTAAATTGGAATCGGACAATGAATTTCTATTATTTTCATTATCCCTCTACTTATAACAACTCACCAAAAACATAATTAACCACTAACAATCAACACTTTAAACCCACACTCAAAACACAAAAAAGCGTA
This portion of the Limibacter armeniacum genome encodes:
- a CDS encoding DUF4291 domain-containing protein; its protein translation is MKEKEIRAVFDEDTITVYQAYRAAIGVAAVENQQFVPPFKLTRMTWIKPSFLWMMYRSGWGQKEGQEHVLAIKIKREGWEWALRHSCLSHYVEGVHSSHGDWKTKLSASPVRIQWDPEKDIFLEKLPYKSIQVGLSGIAIEKYVNEWVVSIEDISEKCRHIHSLVKNRELEKAKALMPKEEIYPIPESIVPIIHASMADQSV